From a region of the Zingiber officinale cultivar Zhangliang chromosome 10B, Zo_v1.1, whole genome shotgun sequence genome:
- the LOC122029539 gene encoding serine/threonine-protein phosphatase 5, which yields MTSMIESDLKIERAEEIKVLANEAFKANKFSQAIDLYSQAIELNGLNAVYWANRAFAHTKLEQYGSAIQDSSMAIEIDPRYSKGYYRRGAAYLAMGKFKEALKDFQQVKRICPNDPDATRKLKECEKAVQKIRFEEAIAVHESERHSVADSIDFHSIEVDAQYTGARIEGEVVTLEFVKKMMNDFKNQKHLHKRYAYQIVLETRQLLQAMPSLVDITIPDRCHFTVCGDVHGQFYDLLNIFELNGLPSEENPYLFNGDFVDRGSFSVEVILTLFALKCMCPTAMYLSRGNHESKNMNKIYGFEGEVRSKLGETFVELFAEVFCYLPLVHVINERVFVVHGGLFSVDGVKLSDIRAIDRVCEPPEEGLMCELLWSDPQPQRGRGPSKRGVGLSFGEDVTERFLQENNLELIVRSHEVKDEGYEIEHDGKLITVFSAPNYCDQMGNKGAFIRFTAPDLKPDIVSFSAVPHPDVKPMAYANNFLRMFS from the exons ATGACCAGCATGATTGAATCTGATTTGAAAATTGAACGAGCTGAAGAAATTAAGGTTTTAGCAAATGAAGCATTCAAAG CCAACAAGTTTTCACAAGCTATAGATCTGTACAGTCAGGCTATTGAACTGAATGGTCTTAATGCTGTTTATTGGGCAAACCGTGCATTTGCACATACCAAACTTGAACAATATGGAAGTGCTATCCAGGATTCAAGTATGGCTATTGAGATTGACCCTAGATATTCAAAG GGTTACTATCGACGTGGTGCAGCATATCTGGCTATGGGAAAATTTAAGGAAGCGTTGAAAGATTTTCAACAG GTGAAAAGAATTTGCCCAAATGATCCTGATGCAACTAGAAAGTTGAAGGAATGTGAAAAGGCTGTCCAGAAAATTAGATTTGAAGAAGCCATTGCTGTGCATGAATCAGAAAGGCACTCAGTTGCAGATTCAATAGATTTCCATTCTATAG AGGTGGATGCACAATACACTGGTGCAAGGATAGAAGGTGAAGTAGTAACCTTGGAGTTTGTGAAGAAAATGATGAatgatttcaaaaatcaaaaacatCTGCATAAAAG ATATGCTTACCAGATTGTCCTCGAAACCAGACAACTGTTGCAAGCTATGCCTTCTCTTGTCGATATCACTATTCCAGACAGATGTCATTTTACAGTTTGTGGAGATGTACATGGACAG TTTTACGATTTATTAAACATATTTGAGCTCAATGGGCTTCCTTCTGAGGAGAACCCTTACCTATTCAATGGAGACTTTGTTGACAGAGGGTCCTTTTCTGTTGAAGTTATTCTGACTCTGTTTGCATTGAAGTGCATGTGTCCAACAG CTATGTACCTTTCTAGGGGTAATCATGAAAGTAAGAACATGAACAAAATTTATGGTTTTGAAGGAGAGGTCAGATCAAAATTAGGCGAAACATTTGTTGAACTCTTTGCGGAAGTATTTTGCTACTTGCCTTTGGTACATGTTATAAACGAGAGAGTCTTTGTAGTTCATGGAGGACTTTTTAGTGTGGACGGTGTTAAACTCTCTGACATTCGGGCAATTGATCGTGTCTGTGAGCCTCCAGAGGAAG gTTTGATGTGTGAACTGCTTTGGAGTGATCCACAACCTCAACGAGGAAGAGGCCCCAGCAAGCGAGGAGTTGGGCTTTCTTTCGGTGAAGATGTCACAGAGAGATTTTTACAGGAAAATAATCTTG AGCTCATTGTACGGTCCCATGAAGTAAAGGATGAGGGATATGAGATTGAACATGACGGAAAGCTGATAACGGTATTCTCTGCTCCAAATTATTGTGATCAG ATGGGCAACAAGGGTGCATTTATACGTTTTACGGCTCCAGATCTGAAGCCAGATATTGTTAGCTTTTCAGCTGTG CCGCATCCAGATGTGAAGCCAATGGCATATGCAAACAATTTTCTCCGGATGTTTTCGTGA